The Streptomyces sp. P9-A4 genome contains a region encoding:
- a CDS encoding RsmB/NOP family class I SAM-dependent RNA methyltransferase yields the protein MSEQARRRPHKPYRRPQKDPVRMLAFEALRAVDERDAYANLVLPPLLKKAREKGDFDGRDAALATELVYGTLRRQGTYDAIISACIDRPLREVDPPVLDVLALGAHQLLGTRIPTHAAVSASVELARVVLGDGRAKFVNAVLRKISAQDLDAWVAQVAPPYDKDPEDHLAVVHSHPRWVVSALWDSLGGGRAGIEDLLEADNERPEVTLVARPGRSTTDELADATESLPGRWSPYAVRMAEGGEPGAIEAVKDGRAGVQDEGSQLVAIALANAPLDGPDTRWLDGCAGPGGKAALLAALASQRGAALLASEKQPHRARLVERALAGNPGPYQVIAADGTRPPWRPGSFDRVLMDVPCSGLGALRRRPEARWRRRPEDLDGFAPLQRALLTEALSAVRVGGIVGYATCSPHLAETRVVVDDVLKKVGGAELIDARPLLPGVPAIGEGPDVQLWPHLHGTDAMYLALLRRTA from the coding sequence TTGAGCGAGCAGGCACGTCGTCGTCCCCACAAGCCCTACCGGCGGCCCCAGAAGGACCCCGTCCGGATGCTCGCCTTCGAGGCGCTAAGGGCGGTGGACGAGCGGGACGCCTACGCGAACCTGGTGCTCCCCCCGCTGCTCAAGAAGGCCCGCGAGAAGGGCGACTTCGACGGGCGTGACGCGGCCCTCGCGACCGAACTCGTCTACGGGACCCTGCGCCGCCAGGGCACGTACGACGCGATCATCTCCGCCTGCATCGACCGGCCGCTGCGCGAGGTCGACCCGCCCGTGCTCGATGTGCTCGCGCTCGGCGCGCACCAGCTGCTCGGGACCCGCATCCCCACCCACGCCGCCGTCTCCGCCAGCGTCGAGCTTGCCCGGGTGGTGCTGGGCGACGGGCGGGCCAAGTTCGTGAACGCCGTCCTGCGGAAGATCTCGGCGCAGGACCTCGACGCCTGGGTGGCGCAGGTCGCCCCGCCGTACGACAAGGACCCCGAGGACCACCTCGCCGTCGTCCACTCGCACCCCCGCTGGGTCGTCTCGGCGCTCTGGGACTCCCTCGGCGGCGGCCGGGCCGGCATCGAGGACCTCCTGGAGGCCGACAACGAGCGCCCCGAGGTCACCCTCGTCGCCCGCCCCGGCCGCTCCACCACCGACGAGCTCGCCGACGCCACCGAGAGCCTGCCGGGCCGCTGGTCGCCGTACGCCGTCCGGATGGCCGAGGGCGGCGAGCCCGGCGCCATCGAGGCCGTGAAGGACGGCCGGGCGGGCGTCCAGGACGAGGGCAGCCAGCTCGTCGCGATCGCCCTGGCCAACGCGCCGCTCGACGGCCCCGACACCCGCTGGCTGGACGGCTGCGCCGGCCCCGGCGGCAAGGCCGCGCTGCTCGCCGCCCTCGCCTCCCAGCGCGGCGCCGCCCTCCTCGCCTCCGAGAAGCAGCCGCACCGCGCCCGCCTGGTCGAGCGCGCCCTCGCCGGCAACCCCGGCCCGTACCAGGTGATCGCCGCCGACGGCACCCGCCCGCCGTGGCGCCCCGGCTCCTTCGACCGGGTCCTGATGGACGTGCCCTGCTCCGGCCTCGGCGCCCTGCGCCGTCGCCCCGAGGCCCGCTGGCGCCGTCGCCCCGAGGACCTGGACGGCTTCGCGCCGCTCCAGCGCGCCCTGCTGACGGAGGCGCTGAGCGCCGTCCGCGTCGGCGGGATCGTGGGGTACGCGACCTGCTCGCCGCACCTGGCCGAGACCCGGGTGGTCGTGGACGACGTCCTGAAGAAGGTGGGCGGCGCCGAGCTGATCGACGCCCGCCCGCTGCTGCCGGGCGTCCCCGCGATCGGCGAAGGCCCCGACGTCCAGCTGTGGCCGCATCTGCACGGTACGGACGCCATGTACCTGGCGCTGCTCCGCCGGACCGCGTGA
- the rpe gene encoding ribulose-phosphate 3-epimerase — MAQINPSILSADFARLADEAKAVDGADWLHVDVMDNHFVPNLTLGVPIVESLARATDTPLDCHLMIEDPDRWAPQYVEAGAGSVTFHIEAAAAPVRLAREIRAKGARASMALKPATPIEPYEDLLPELDMLLIMTVEPGFGGQAFLDIMLPKIRRTRELISKHGLELWLQVDGGVAESTIERCAEAGADVFVAGSAVYGAADPAAAVASLRARAEAAAASAPWACGH, encoded by the coding sequence ATGGCGCAGATCAATCCCAGCATCCTGTCCGCGGACTTCGCCCGGCTCGCCGATGAGGCGAAGGCCGTCGACGGTGCCGACTGGCTGCACGTCGACGTGATGGACAACCACTTCGTGCCCAACCTGACCCTGGGCGTGCCGATCGTGGAGTCGCTCGCCCGGGCGACGGACACCCCCCTCGACTGCCATCTGATGATCGAGGACCCCGACCGCTGGGCGCCCCAGTACGTCGAGGCCGGTGCCGGGTCGGTCACCTTCCACATCGAGGCGGCCGCGGCGCCCGTCCGCCTCGCGCGGGAGATCCGGGCCAAGGGCGCGCGGGCCTCGATGGCCCTCAAGCCGGCCACCCCGATCGAGCCGTACGAGGACCTGCTCCCCGAGCTCGACATGCTGCTGATCATGACCGTCGAGCCCGGCTTCGGCGGCCAGGCCTTCCTCGACATCATGCTCCCCAAGATCCGCCGCACCCGTGAGCTGATCTCCAAGCACGGTCTGGAGCTCTGGCTCCAGGTCGACGGCGGGGTCGCCGAGTCCACGATCGAGCGGTGCGCGGAGGCCGGCGCCGATGTCTTCGTCGCGGGCTCCGCGGTCTACGGCGCGGCCGACCCGGCCGCCG